A single genomic interval of Pseudochaenichthys georgianus unplaced genomic scaffold, fPseGeo1.2 scaffold_924_arrow_ctg1, whole genome shotgun sequence harbors:
- the LOC117444755 gene encoding arf-GAP with dual PH domain-containing protein 1-like — ARDPKAMMKIETLNATFQPAKIGNPCGLQITYLRDNSTRNIFVYHSDAKEMVDWFNAIRAARFHYLQVAFPGASDQELVPKLTRSFMKEGFMEKTGPKHTEGFKKRWFTMDDRRLMYFKDPLDAYARGEVFIGSKENSYTVLSGLPSSTQGHHWSHGITIVTPDRKFLFACETEAEQRDWISAFQRVINRPMRPQEYAVEAHFKHKP, encoded by the exons GCCAGGGATCCCAAAGCGATGATGAAGATCGAGACCCTGAACGCCACCTTCCAGCCGGCTAAGATTGGAAACCCGTGTGGTTTGCAGATCACCTACCTGAGAGACAACAGCACAAGGAACATCTTCGTCTACCACAGCGACGCTAAG GAGATGGTGGACTGGTTCAATGCTATCAGAGCGGCCAGGTTCCATTACCTGCAGGTGGCCTTTCCTGGAGCCAGTGATCAGGAG CTGGTGCCTAAACTGACCCGAAGCTTCATGAAGGAAGGATTTATGGAGAAAACCGGTCCAAAG CACACAGAGGGCTTTAAGAAGAGGTGGTTCACCATGGACGACAGGAGACTCATGTACTTTAAAGACCCTCTG GACGCCTATGCCCGTGGAGAGGTGTTCATCGGCAGTAAGGAGAACAGCTACACGGTGCTGTCCGGGCTGCCCTCCTCCACGCAGGGACACCACTGGAGCCACGGCATCACCATCGTCACGCCCGACAGGAAGTTCCTGTTCGCCTGCGAGACCGAGGCCGAACAGCGCGATTGGATATCGGCCTTCCAGAGGGTCATCAACCGACCAATGAGGCCGCAGGAATACGCAG